The nucleotide window AACTTCACCGGTTCCGGCAACGACCTAGATCTCCGGCAGGGCATGACGGTGAATTACACTTCGGCAAACGCACTGGGACCGACGGCACTGGAAATCGTAGATCCTGGACACGGACCGCCCATCGGTTCCGGCGGGAGTGTCTACGTAAGCAGGTTGCAGTCTGAACAGACCTCGGTGTCAACACTTGTTCGCAAGATCTCCACGCTGGTCGAGGCACTGGACCAGCCCTCGTTCGAAGCGGTGGTGAGGTTCATCGTCGAGGATTCGCAGGCAATGTCTGATAGCGGAAAACTCGTATTCCAGATCGCGAAGCTCACGCGGGATGTCCAGAAACGGCCGGTCGGGGAGGACCTAGAAATTGCAGCCAATCTGTCCACCGGAGTCGCCGACTTCATGACGCCGTTCGTCCCTGGCGTCTTGAAGAACGTCGATATCGCTGACTTTTTCGCCACTCAACAGAACATCGATCGCACGAAAAGCAATCTCGGCGACACGGGAAAGGTTCTGTTCGGTGCACTCGGCGGACTGCTCGACAAGAATTACCCGGCCCTGAGTTCGCTGTTAGACGTCGGCCTTGATCTAGCGCGGCCCGTCGCCAGATCCGCCTCGGGGCTCGTTCGCACGGTGTACACGATCCCGCAGATCCTCGATGGCATCGACAAAGCCTTGCCGAAATTCGGCGACCGAGTCCAGCTCCAGCTAGCACTGGTGGTCCAGACCTCACCTGCTCTACAAAGCGCATTGAGAATGGGGGGGCCCACGGGATGACTCTGAGGTCTCTGACACCCACAATCATTAAGATCACCGCGTTCACCGCTGTCATCGGCGTCCTTACGTATGTCATCATCGCGATTCTGCAGCCGACCAACGAAGGATCCTCCAGTTCGCAGCGTTCCGCGGTTTTTGCCGACGCTTCCGGACTCAAGCCCCGCGACGGGGTACGACTCGCTGGAGTGAAGGTGGGATATGTAACGGCTGTCGACCTGAAGGGATCAACAGCGATCGTCCGTTTCCAACTGGACGACGGCGTCTCGATTACCCCCGCGACGACTGCCGCCGTCCGTTACCAAAACCTGCTGGGGCAGCGGTATGTGGAGCTCATCAATGCCGGACAAGGCGCCGACCAGGAGTCGATCACACAGGTGGCACTCAACAAGACCGTCCCGTCGTTCGACGTATCGACACTATTCAACAGTTTCAAACCAGTATTCGATACATTGAATACGGCCGAGATCAATGAGCTTCAGTCGAACCTGCTACGGGTCGCCCAGGGGGACGGTCGAGGTATCGCACCAGTCATGAAGCAAGTCGCGAACATCACCGAGTACGGGAACCAGCGTTCAGAGATCATCACCAACATTGTGACGAGCCTGGGACAGGTGTCTGATCAGTTGATGGGGCGCTCCGCCGAACTGGTCGAGTTGATAGACAAATTGGGGTCAATCGTCGATGCGTTCAGCCGCGTGAGCGATCGCCTGAGGGCCTCGCTGCGGGAGGTCAACCGTTCGATGGCGAAGACTGTGCTCTCCGGTGAGCAGATCGAGTCGACCTACGACACCAGCTTCGCGGCCATTTATCAGAGATTGGTGCGGGAGCCAGGGGATACAGAAAGCTTACTGAACGGTGCCGTTCTCCTGAAGCCACTCCTGGACGCCCTGGAAACTACATCCAAAGCGACACCTTCGTCCTCGGCGGCAGGGTGCGCCCGAGGAGTGCTCGACCTACCGAGAACAGCGCAGATCGCCCTGATGGGTCAACGACTGGTGGTGTGCCAGTGACCCGCTTCTTCGATAAGCGTCCGCATCACCGCCCGCAGCGTCGGCGCGACCTCATCCTGGCGGGAGTCGTTACGATGGTCACGGTGGCCGGCCTCGTCGTGGCGGGTGCTGTGTACATCTCACCGCCCGGACAAACTATCTACAGTGCCAAGTTAGTCAATACCGGCGGATTGGAAGCCGGCGACCAGGTACGTATCGCCGGGATCAGGAAAGGCAAGGTCGCGTCAGTCGACCTGACCGGAACGTTCATCACCGTGCGATTCCGGCTGGATGACTCGATTGCCGTTCGGTCGGACGCGACGGCGAACGTCCGTCTCATCACCCCTATTGGTGGACGTGTATTGGACCTCGACCCAGGTTCAGGCCCGTCGGCCCTCGACGGTGCAATCCCACTGGAGCAGACAAGCAGCACCTACGACATTTCCAGCACGCTTGAGACAACCACACCGGTGTTCCGTGACGTGCGTGGTGTTGATCTACGGCGCACAGCGGCGCTGCTACAGAATGCTTTCTCCGACGGAAACACCAATATCCCTGATGCCCTGCAAAACGCGAGCAGCCTGATGGACCTACTGCAACGTCAGTACGCACAACTCGACAAGACGATGACGTTGTCCGATGAGTACGTCGCCGCCCTCGCAAACCGCAAGCAGGTACTCGTGGACTTCCTCCGCCAGCTCAGCTTCCTTGCCCGCACCCTTGGACCAGACATCGCCAACGTCCAGAACGGATTCGATTATCTGTGCCGTCTTTTCAAGCTACTGACCCGACCGCTTGTCGCGTACCGCGACGGAATAGAACCATCGGTACAACAGTTCAAGACCCTTCTGAACAAGGTGTCGGCCCAGATGCCCGCCTACGCAAACGCGCTGACCCAGGTCGATCAGATCACCAGACGACTGAGCATTCTTCTCGACGCTCCAGAGGTCGGTCCAGCGAGTCCTGAACCGACTGTCCGCATCTGCATCCCGAGTGGTGATCAAAAATGCTGACAGAGCGGATGCGTCAGCATCTGATCCCGATCGCCACCATCGTCACACTCGCAGTAGTGATCGCGGCCGTAGGAATCAACTATGCGACAGCCGACGACGACACGCGGCCACTATGTGCGGAGTTTTCCGACGCATCAGGTCTGTACGAAGGCAACTCCGTCGCGATGCTCGGCAAGAAGGTGGGCAGGGTCGTAGGCATTCACGAGGAGGGCCAGAGGGGCGTGCGTGTCGACATGCGGATCGACAAGACCGTGCCGCTTCCCGCGGATGTGGGGGCCACCCTGGTGTCCACCTCGATTGTCACCGAAAGACAAATCGAGTTCACCCATCCCTATCGCGGCGGAGAGCATTACGAGTCGGCCAAGTGCATACCACTGAACAAAACCAGGACTCCACTGGGGATTAGTCAAACGCTCGACGCGATCAGCACTCTTTCCGATGAACTCGTCAAGGACGGCGGACGTGACACCGATGCGATTCTCCAGGCGCTCACGCTCGTCTCCAAGAACATGGAGGGAACCCAGGGCGATATCTCTGGCATTCTCAAGGACTCGGCCACGCTGATCAACGATCCGACCCGGCGTGATGGTCAGATACGCAGAATTGTAGCCAACCTCGCGACCTTAACCGGTGTTGCCACCGAGAACAGTGCTGAGGTGACCCAGCTGTTCGACAACTTCGTCGGCGCAATCGAGGTGATTGTTGCTTTCGGTCAAACATTCGGCGCCGCAACAGAGTACGCAGGTACCTTCGTCCCCATCCTGTCGCGATTGGCGTCCGACTTCGGTCCACCGATCTTCGCAATTGGTGATGCTGCGGTTCCACTCCTCGCGCAAGTAGGCAAGCAAGAGAACATCCTGGCGACCGTCGCCGCTCGAACGGCTGACCTCATCGTCAAGCATCCGGATGCGAAGTCGATCCTGCGGGCATTCGCCGTGTCTGTCCCACTGCAGACCCTAAGAACGGCGTGTGCCTCTCCCCCCGTCAACGGCGTCTGCAGGACGGGTAACGAAGTGGCGACGATCGCTAACTTGATCGGAGGGCAATCTCAATGATGACCTACGGCTACCTTCGCCGTGTCACGGCCGCGATCGTGACGCTGTTCGCAGCGACCATCGCCCTCGCCGCCTGCAGCATCAACGCCGACAACCCGCCGACCATCGGCGGATCATCCGCCCGAGACGGCTACGACATCGAGATCGAGTTCACGAGTGCTCTGAACTTGCCTGCCCGTGCCAAAGTCCTCTCTCGAGGGATTGACGTCGGTGCCGTCACCAGCGTCACGTACGACGGAGGCCACGCGCTGGTTGCCGCCCGAATTGATAAAGACGCCCAACTGCAGGAAGATTCGCGCGCGGAACTCCGCCAAGACACTCTCCTGGGCGAGATTTATGTGGCCATCCTTCCCCCCGCACAGCAGTCCACCCAAGCCTTGCTGCACGCGGGATCGGTAATACCTCTCTCACGCACCGAACCGGCTGCCAACGTCGAGGACGTGATGCGGGGGATGGCTAATGTACTGGGCGGGGGTGAACTCGATAAAATCCATACCGCGATATCGACACTGAACTCGACCTTTCCGAGTGACCCCGCCCAATTCGATACGCTTTACCGCACGACGTTGCGCACCGTGTCTGAGGTGTCCGCCAACACCGACAAACTCGACGTAGTCCTGCAGTCGGCCGATCGCACACTGAAAGTGATCCTGGCCGACCCGTCAGGTACTGACCGAATGTTGACCAAGGGGGGAGTGAACTTCTATGGTCTGGGCTATTCGCTAATTGACGTCGCGCTACTTATCGCCAACCTGCGCGACTTCGCAGTATCTGCCGGCCGTATCGTCGACCCTGAGTATTCCCGCATCAAGGAAACGGTAGGAGCGATCGCGCCGGTAATCGCGTCCATCGCGTACTCGGACATCTACTCCAAGGATGTTTCCGACAAGGCGACGCGTGTAATACGCGAGAAGCTCATCCCATTCGTCAGCTCGCCAGATATCAACGTTTCCGACGTGTCTATCGACGGCCAAGATCTAGCCCGACGTGATGCCGGGTCGTTCATTAACGTATTGCGAGCGATCGGAATGATGCCATGATCCGCAGCACCGTCGTATCCCTGGTTGCCCTTGTCGTCGTCTTCCTCGTCGGAGCAACATACCTGACCATCGACGTGGCACGAATAAACCCGTTCCGCTCCGACTACACGATCTCGGCCATACTCAAGAGCTCGGGCGGCCTGCTCGACACATCGCCGGTGATGCTAGAGGGGGTGCCGGCGGGCAAGGTGACATCTATTCGCGTCACAGATAATCAGCTCGCCGTCGACATGTCCATCGACTCCGGCTACAAGATCCCTCGCGGCAGTGTCATGACGATCCAGAACCTCTCGGTCGCGGGAGAGCAATACATCAACTTCATCCCACCGGATACCACCACCAGTGAGTACTTGCGTAGTGGGGACCTAGTGCCCGCCAGCGCCATCCACGTGTCCCAATCCGTTCCCCAGGTGCTCCCGAAAATGTCGGCAGTGGCCGACGCGCTCGATCCAGCATCGATTCAGACCATCAACGAAACGATCTCGGCTGCAGTCGACGGCCGGCAAAAGGACCTCGACACGATCGGAGACATGATGCACCGCCTCGTGGACTTCGTCGGTGACGACGGTGCGGTCCGTACCACCGCGGACAATGCCGAGTTCCTCCTGGGCCTCATGTCG belongs to Gordonia westfalica and includes:
- a CDS encoding MlaD family protein, coding for MAVFHDPSGREPSHGNLVLRGVALLILGAIAAYLLISDANGDFSDHTSLTINTDAIGDGLKGGSEVKYLGFTVGEVSSISVRDRGATVKINFTGSGNDLDLRQGMTVNYTSANALGPTALEIVDPGHGPPIGSGGSVYVSRLQSEQTSVSTLVRKISTLVEALDQPSFEAVVRFIVEDSQAMSDSGKLVFQIAKLTRDVQKRPVGEDLEIAANLSTGVADFMTPFVPGVLKNVDIADFFATQQNIDRTKSNLGDTGKVLFGALGGLLDKNYPALSSLLDVGLDLARPVARSASGLVRTVYTIPQILDGIDKALPKFGDRVQLQLALVVQTSPALQSALRMGGPTG
- a CDS encoding MlaD family protein, with protein sequence MTLRSLTPTIIKITAFTAVIGVLTYVIIAILQPTNEGSSSSQRSAVFADASGLKPRDGVRLAGVKVGYVTAVDLKGSTAIVRFQLDDGVSITPATTAAVRYQNLLGQRYVELINAGQGADQESITQVALNKTVPSFDVSTLFNSFKPVFDTLNTAEINELQSNLLRVAQGDGRGIAPVMKQVANITEYGNQRSEIITNIVTSLGQVSDQLMGRSAELVELIDKLGSIVDAFSRVSDRLRASLREVNRSMAKTVLSGEQIESTYDTSFAAIYQRLVREPGDTESLLNGAVLLKPLLDALETTSKATPSSSAAGCARGVLDLPRTAQIALMGQRLVVCQ
- a CDS encoding MlaD family protein, which codes for MTRFFDKRPHHRPQRRRDLILAGVVTMVTVAGLVVAGAVYISPPGQTIYSAKLVNTGGLEAGDQVRIAGIRKGKVASVDLTGTFITVRFRLDDSIAVRSDATANVRLITPIGGRVLDLDPGSGPSALDGAIPLEQTSSTYDISSTLETTTPVFRDVRGVDLRRTAALLQNAFSDGNTNIPDALQNASSLMDLLQRQYAQLDKTMTLSDEYVAALANRKQVLVDFLRQLSFLARTLGPDIANVQNGFDYLCRLFKLLTRPLVAYRDGIEPSVQQFKTLLNKVSAQMPAYANALTQVDQITRRLSILLDAPEVGPASPEPTVRICIPSGDQKC
- a CDS encoding MlaD family protein; translation: MLTERMRQHLIPIATIVTLAVVIAAVGINYATADDDTRPLCAEFSDASGLYEGNSVAMLGKKVGRVVGIHEEGQRGVRVDMRIDKTVPLPADVGATLVSTSIVTERQIEFTHPYRGGEHYESAKCIPLNKTRTPLGISQTLDAISTLSDELVKDGGRDTDAILQALTLVSKNMEGTQGDISGILKDSATLINDPTRRDGQIRRIVANLATLTGVATENSAEVTQLFDNFVGAIEVIVAFGQTFGAATEYAGTFVPILSRLASDFGPPIFAIGDAAVPLLAQVGKQENILATVAARTADLIVKHPDAKSILRAFAVSVPLQTLRTACASPPVNGVCRTGNEVATIANLIGGQSQ
- a CDS encoding MlaD family protein, with protein sequence MMTYGYLRRVTAAIVTLFAATIALAACSINADNPPTIGGSSARDGYDIEIEFTSALNLPARAKVLSRGIDVGAVTSVTYDGGHALVAARIDKDAQLQEDSRAELRQDTLLGEIYVAILPPAQQSTQALLHAGSVIPLSRTEPAANVEDVMRGMANVLGGGELDKIHTAISTLNSTFPSDPAQFDTLYRTTLRTVSEVSANTDKLDVVLQSADRTLKVILADPSGTDRMLTKGGVNFYGLGYSLIDVALLIANLRDFAVSAGRIVDPEYSRIKETVGAIAPVIASIAYSDIYSKDVSDKATRVIREKLIPFVSSPDINVSDVSIDGQDLARRDAGSFINVLRAIGMMP
- a CDS encoding MlaD family protein, whose amino-acid sequence is MIRSTVVSLVALVVVFLVGATYLTIDVARINPFRSDYTISAILKSSGGLLDTSPVMLEGVPAGKVTSIRVTDNQLAVDMSIDSGYKIPRGSVMTIQNLSVAGEQYINFIPPDTTTSEYLRSGDLVPASAIHVSQSVPQVLPKMSAVADALDPASIQTINETISAAVDGRQKDLDTIGDMMHRLVDFVGDDGAVRTTADNAEFLLGLMSNVGGVLSTASVRTPDAVDGLARIQRAFIVFTSTSYDKWPPILKLVEKLSGYIQILQPDIVAITRAVKPATAKVADTYVDFGSIGDLLARTFPASHRGQAQIPIAVTPSPR